The following nucleotide sequence is from Pungitius pungitius chromosome 6, fPunPun2.1, whole genome shotgun sequence.
TGAAACCCGAGGCCCCGATGGGAAGGCTGCTCTCACCTGTCCAAGCGGTTGACCACGTCTCTCACAGTGCTGATGAGGTGCTCGTTATCCTGGGGGCTGCTGACGATGATGCTGTGGAGCTTCTTCATGTACGAGTCGATGCTGTCCAGAGTGGGCGTCTCCCCGCTGGCTGTGGGACAAAGCGGGGGACGAGAACTCgctcattaaaacattcaaaCGGGGGGGTCGCAACGGATATCTGAGAGGTCATTATTTCTAATCAGGGGTGACGGTTTGTCATCGAGCATGTGGGCGCATGAAGGGCCCGAGACGCGGCTCATCATCACCGACACGTCGGCTGCGACAAAGGGTCAAAGGGTTTAAACGTGCGTCAGATCACGGCAGCTGAACCACAAAAGGCCccgagggaggggtgggggggggggggggagcagaaacACAGAATGCGGAGATGTGAACGTATTGAATAATAAGCTGGAGCAGTTAAGCATCACAAGCTGTAAATCCACATGAACCACGATTACGGTAAGAACCAATCCAATCAGCGTTAACGTGCTGTTACTCGAACAGAAGCCTTTATGTTAAACTGGTTATTAATCTATTTACTTTGTGCTACACTGAGCCGGAGCCTCCCCGGGGCCCCGGGTGCATTCATCTCTCGCTGTCCGGGCTCTTGTGAAGCGGGTCCCGGGCTGTCAGTGTGCTGTTTGCAGAGCGCGTGTCTCTGTGCTGCTCGGCGAGGAAATCCAAACAGGCGTGAAGGACAAAATGCAGCGGAGAAAAGCTGCGGGCGtcagagtgcgtgtgtgtgtgtaaaacaagtGTCAACACAATAGGATCACATTCCTTGGATGTAGATAATGAACAGGTTACTGACACTTACCAAGAGCCCACAGCCTTACAAGGCCGCTCTCTAAAATAACAGCGCTTCAAAGCGCATTAAACTCAGTGTACGGACACACTGCATCATAAGCGTAAAAACGCTGACTCTGAAATAATAGTTCACTATGGTGTTCCTGCTTTGTGTCTAGTGATGGATTACGGCGATATAAAGTCAGTATTGGTCTTttggaaataaaagcaaagcaattcaatttgatttttgttaaaatgttgagCCGAAAGGAATTTTTCCAATTCTCCACAGTCACACAATGCGCGACGTCATGTGATCAACGCGGCGCCGTTGGCTCTCACCGGGCAGAGGCACGGCGGCGAAGCTGCAGGTGAGCGCCTGCCGCAGCGTCTCcaggtgctggtggaggaggccgTTGCGTCCCCTCTCCTGCATCACGTCGCCCTCCAGCCTCTCCACCGCGCCGCGCATGCTCTCCACGTGCTTCTGCAGCGCCGCGTTGCGCTCCTCGTACTCCATGTTGGTCTTACGCAGCTGCCGCATCTCCGCTTCGCGCGCTGTTGGAGGaatacgagagagagagagagagagagagagagagagagaaagcattaAATAGGAGGTGGAGTCCGGAGGAGATCATCGGTGCAATCATTCATTCTTTATTGGCTCCGGGGAGGCGCGTTATTTTAAAGTTGGGCTATAAATGGACGACGGGGCACCAACGTCCTCCCGAGCGAGCGGAGAGCGAACGTGTTGAAACACTCCGATCAATGGAGGTCAGTATTTCTCAAAGAGGCCGGCAGGCTTTGCCCGAGCTCTTTACCTTTGCTGTGGTTGAGGAACTCCTCCGTGAAGATCGGTATGTCGAACACGGTTCTGTCCTTCCCTTCCACATCCTTCTGttggcagagagaggggggtttggggggggggggggggggtgtaacgtGAGCAGAAGAATCATTCAGCGCACAGACTGACCATAAAAGGACCCGGCCATTTATCTAGAGGCCCGGTAGGTGGGAAATTGATTTCATACCCCGGCCACCGGAGAAATACAGTGATGCGGTTGGAGGAAATGCGGAGGGGTGggctcgggaggggggggggatggggggggaatTTCATCATCGGTGCTGCTAAGAAATCAGTAGCGTTAGCANNNNNNNNNNNNNNNNNNNNNNNNNNNNNNNNNNNNNNNNNNNNNNNNNNNNNNNNNNNNNNNNNNNNNNNNNNNNNNNNNNNNNNNNNNNNNNNNNNNNNNNNNNNNNNNNNNNNNNNNNNNNNNNNNNNNNNNNNNNNNNNNNNNNNNNNNNNNNNNNNNNNNNNNNNNNNNNNNNNNNNNNNNNNNNNNNNNNNNNNCGTATTGTCGCTCGATGTCGGAGGGTTCAGCATTCTGAGCCAGGGGGTGGACCGAGGCGGGATGCTGCCCGGCCAGGAAACAGTCTGTCCTGGCTCCAGACCTGATTTTGGCCGGCCCAGTTTCCTCTATTAGAAATGTCTTCATGCCATCAATCAAAAATATTgagcatgtgaaaaaaaagaaagaaacgcaACACCACTCGTCAGATGCTGCTTTGGCCTATTTTTAACCGGAGTGTAACATTGGTGTTGTGGAGCTGCCTCTTAATTGGAGACACGAGAACGGAAATGCTAAATAGCTCTTTgagggacggaggggggggagaagaaatcTGTTCTCGAGCTGAACTTCTGGTCTAATTAAGCTGTAAAgagatttttttcaaaacatctgAAAAACAGATTAAAGTCCTAGCTtgaaattacaatatttatgaACCTAATCTAAGAATGAAAAAGCATGCTGACTCAGAGGGTTGGCAGAGTTCTAAAAATAGGAACCACATCCTTGTGTCTTAACCTTTGATCTCTTCTAAACGACAACATGGGAAGTGAGTCTCTGCATCCTGGATGCGGTTTCTGCCTCCGGCCAAGTACCGCGGGAACAACTCGCACAGGAATAAGCTGGTTTTCTCTACAGCAAAAAGTTAACGTAAGCAGTAACTGTTTTTGTCTAATAACTAAATCCTGAATGCTGTCAAACTAGAGGACCCCAAGAGTCACCTGTGAGGTGAAGCCGATTTGTTCAAACCTAAGAATACGGTTTAGCTCTGAACAAACAAGTCAAAAGGAGAGCATTAATGCTGTGTGGCTTTTCAAAtataacaattaaaaacaataccGCAGTGCCATCTGCTGGGGGAAGGTACACACTGCACGATCCAACAACACATTGCAATGACTTCTACCTTCACAACACTCCTACACATTTTTTCTTGAGCATTGTTTCATAGTTTCACTTTTCCAGGGAGGACTTATGTCTTGAAACGAAAACAATTAATTTTACAAACCACTTTGTGTGTTCAATTGGGACTGTGTGCTTGACGTGACTGTATGTTATCATTTAAATAAGCTTTCTTACCAAAATATGAAACCCAGAACAGTCCAATCTCGATTTAGACTTCAAAATGGGCTTATTTCTTGTTTAGCAACCCCGGAAAAGAAACATAAATAACATTATATACCACAATGGGTGTTGTTCTTTGTTGGCTGTATTGGCATTAATGTGACACACGTAACGTGTGATCGACCGGTTAGCATTAAAGTTAAGCTACATGACTGTCTGACACGTCTGTTGACAATGTGATGAAATAGCAAAACACCGTCCCCTcgtgtattttacattaaatcgACCCACGGAAGAGGACGTTGATGAAATCCATACTTAATGTGTGACCAGCTGGCAAACAGCAACATTATTGGCCAGCGTCAACTTACACTCGCGTTAGCTAACGTTCAATTACATCAGCCGCGGTGGATGAAACGCGGTACCCGAGGCCGTGGCGTTAACTTGAGGCCGTTTAATGTCTGGTATTCGGGACAAATAACGTTAAGATTAACGCTCGAGTTCATATGGAAGTTGTGTTTGTCAGAAACAATGGTCCAGCACTAGCATGTTGGACTGATGTGCCGCTCGGCTAGCTAGGTTAGCTACCTGAGTGCTAACCAGCTAGCCGTAGTTAGCAAGCGGTTAACTAGCCGACAGGCAGCTAACGTTCCGCTTTGGTGGACGCCAACTCGTGAATGTGCGATTTGAAACGCCATCAAGTTCAGTAGTTAACGTCCGTTCAGTAAAACAAACGAGTGAAAACTAACCTTAGATAACGTAATCCGCAGCAGGACCTTTGAAAAATGATTTTCCTAATCAAAACAATAGCTACAGCCGAAACGCCATAGAATCAAACCACATAGACGGGCAGTTGCTGAAATATGAGATTTTTGTCTTGAATAAAACTAAACCagtccattttttaaaattatgtgTCGAATTTGAGTTTGTACTTTGTTTGAGATGAGGACAACGCATTAATCACAGAATAAAAGGATTAATCTAATATGTTGACTATTACCACCTCGTGTCTGATTGAGCCTGTAAAAAAGGTACACACCAGCACCGGCATTGATATTAACGCTGTCATTAACGATGACCTTTCCAAACATGATGGGATGGGAGCCAACACAAAGacagtcaaaatgaatgcaATTAGTATTTTTAACGTTAGAAAATTGATCATTACAGCAAACTGCTCTAGATGTTCTAATTCTGTGGCCTCCCTTCGCTCACCATTTTCttcatgtaaaaataataatatcttTTAGGGTGCTATCGCCCCCTACTTCTGTTCCTGCGCATTGCATCTCCTAAAATAATTTCCTGGAACGTTTCTCTTTCGAGCTTTATTCATCAGCCATGCAAGTAGGCTACGCATCTGTGCTTAAATGAAGCCATCAATGGGTGAGATGAGGAAATCTTTCATCTGATTTGGATGCACTCTTGCAGCGTGTTCCAAGGGGCAGAGCTGGCACGCCTTCCACCTCTTAGTGGTTTCCTAGGGTATTCCTTCAGGCCTCTGTTGCATAGACAATATTTACATGGCAACCCCGGGGTGCAATTAAACTCTGCAGGCAATCATATCTTCATATTGCACTGAGCATCCACTGATGAAGGGTTTGATTCGTTTGAGCCCATGGAGGCCGTCGATTTCAGCGCAGCCTCATCAGTGAGGGATAATGTTGAATTCAGTAACACATCACTGTTGGTTGTTGGACACACGATTGATAGTGAAACTCCGAACCGATTTGGGACGagaaatatatatgaatgaGAGTGAGACAGTGAGAAGACTAATACTCTAGTTTCAAATTAATAGATCAGAAATGAACCAACACCCAGGCGGGAGTCACTTTAGCTGCAGTCTAATTGAAACTTTGATTGCAATCTCATGGCAATTACCCAGAGTTAATCCAACCCCATTCTCAGGCTCATTAGACAAATCCAGAGTTTAGGAAATAAGTTCACAAACCAAACCAAGACATGCTGCTCGGAATGATCCTCACATTGTATGCATATCTTTTTGATTTTCAAATCAATTCCAGAGGAAGTAAGACATGTTTTCCCAAAGAAATAGCGAACCTCTCATCATCCATTTATGATAATACGAGACGTCTCACATTCTGGCTCTCCAACAGTAAAGTAATAATAAGAGGTCGCATTGCCTGTGGAATCGTGTTGGTCCTTAATTAGCTGCCTTGAAATGCAGCATGAATGCAGACCAACTGCTCGACTCCCAGAGGCGGCCTGTCTGGCTTggatttcaactttttttctccttttttgacCATCCAGCATCAGCGCAGCCACAGGCTTGTGAAACGGCGAGACAGGAGTCTCTTCTGATCCCAGCGGGcccgcgggggagggggggagagagagagagagggggggggctcagcaaCCAGCTGTCCCACCGTGCCCCGCAATCCACCTGCCGTGTCACCTCCGATCACCGGGGTCCCAGCCTGAGAGGCTTTTAGCGCAGAGGAAAAGGCTGTGTGGGTCGGCCATATGTCCgttgtggccccccccccccccacgccgcgCGCGCCGAGCCCTCCGTCTGCCTCGGGGGGGTCAAAGGGGTAGTAGTGTCACATGGCCTGCAGGGTGGAGGGAGTAGACGGTCAAGTTGGCGAGTCAGCGGACGAGGAGTGTGCGTTGCCACTGTGGGATGTGAGGCGCGTTGCACAGGTGAGCAACGTGTGTGTTCAGTGTCGTTTGGTCGCCAAAACAGAACCCTGATTGATACACACTGAATGAAAAGTAATAATACTCATGTTCAGCCGTTACCTGCAGGTATTGTTGTGAGACGACTCTTTTTCCAAATGTTAACTTACAGTAAAAGTACAGACTCATTAACAGCAAAATATTTCCACAAACTATCAAAAAAGTAGTGATTGAGTGATCGTCGCATATTTCAATATTCAGTTTTTATCAAATTACACCTTTCAATGTAGCAGTTTATCAATGTGGAGCCttgcacatacatatatatatatatatatatatagtatacagAGTGGTATCTAACCTATATATGTTAGATACCACTCTGTATACTGGTAATACAGTGGTGCATcgtaacatttgttttatttgcataaTCTTACTCAAGCTGTCAGATACACGCTGCGTAATAAAAGTACAATGTCTCGCTGTGAAATGCAAAggagcaaaaaaacagaaacaaccaAGAATGACTAAACTGATTCCTTCAAGTACTAAAGCAAATCTTACATCCCACAACTGTAAAATCCCTTTAAATGGCCTctgttttgaaatgtattaaacaACTAAGCCTCGACACCACTAAAAGGTGCCtcgcacactctgctctgcagagaCCCTGCTGCTCCTTTTTGTCACTttaagacaaacacaaaagcagacACACCATTCATAATGATGATAAATGTGGATTTTGCTTTGCGAAatactcttcccccccccccccccccccccctccagcgaGTGTTAGTGTAGAGGCCGTAATCAGATATATCTGCATGTGCAGGCGCAGCGCCGTCATGGCGTGTCCGCATGTAAACGTTGCGTGGAATAAAGGTCACACTTAAACCAGAGCCCGTCCTCCTCAGAGCAAATCATTGCTGCATTAATTAGGATGTTAACGAGAACGAATCCGCCGCAGCTCCCTTCAAGGCCGCACGCTTGAAGATGGGCAGGTAATATTAATGGCGCCTCGCGTCAACACATGCAAAGCAATGCATTTCGTTAGCTCAGTTAACgaccttgtgtgttttttttgggggggggggggggggggggcgcacccaTCGGGCCGCTCCGGGGGCCCGATGCTTCACGCAAACACCAAGCACAGCTGTGAGGCTTTTTTCCAGTTCCACGGAAGAAACAAAGGGCGTGAAAGGCCTTATATTGTTGCTAGGCGACCGCGTGATTAGCCTTAAAAAGGGGGGCATGCCGTTAACAAAATAAGGACGGAGATGGATAGGTGAGGGGACATTTTGTCCTCCGTATGAGAAACAAGGCAAGGTTTACTCATATtttcccaccaccaccaccacaaaaaaaaaaaaaaaaacctgtggctGGAGGATGGACGGGATATTTATCAATCAAACGGGGTACGTGGCGTTAAGTGATTAGCTTGTGCTGTGTGGTTGAGGCTGATCATGTGAAACTACCTGGAAAAGAGCTCCCATGCTTAAAAACAGTATCATGCTGTATGCAATCACGGCCACGCCGCGGGAAAAGCTAGAAACACATCGGAGCCGCTCATTACCGTCTTCTTTTcaacccctttttttccccccccagctCTCAGCTCGTGTCGTCGCAAAAGGAAACGGCAGAAAAAGTCTCCTTTCACCCTGTGAACAAGAATGGCTCCTTTGTGTCGGGCCTTTTTCGAAACGACGCCCGTTGTTTGGCGGGCGCCAAGATATCAGATGATGAGGTGAGGAGCATTTTCACAGGCACTAATAAGGCAGTTTAATATTTCTAAAAAGTTACTCCCGTAGGAAAAGTTTCGACATTTCGCGAAAGATGCTCATCGACTGTCGAGGGCGCGATCGATGGCGACTTTCGTGTTGCCGCTATAACCCGCCTCTCTCCGTGattagaaaacaaacaacacctCTGGAGCCGCGCGGCACGAGTGAGAACAAGCGCCGTCGAAAATGATCCCCTGAAGTGAAGAGCGAGTGAAGAGTGAGCAACACAAGCAGCGTCAGCGTGTCGATATTTTTTCCCGTTAAAACGATAGGATTCACGACGACTTGAACTGTTGCCGGGCAGAAAGCCGCCCGGgccaaccgttttttttttctctcttcatcctCGTTCGACCCTCCTGCTGCTATTTGACCTTCAGCGGCAGGAGGGCGGTGACTGAAATGTACAATGAACGTGCTTCTCTGTCCTGTTCTGTGAGGAAAACGAGTGTCTCTTAGTGTCTTGGCTTTGTGACTATTGTGCCAACATTTAACAACACTCCCTGCTAATCACCGCTGGAATAGATTGAGCGTTTTAAAACTGTTGCATGAGGTCGACAGCGATTCTCCACGAGAAGAGGGGGTTCTTTCACTTACTAATTCAACAACAAACGGCCACGAGAGAAGCAAAAGGACTCTCTGCCTCGTCAGAATTCAATTTAACACCAAAACTGAAGgcattttcctaaaaaaaaaaaaggaatgcgTTGGGCGGAGAGGATTGAATGTGAAAAGGCCTGATGACGAATACTGAAATTATTTCTGCACTTCTTCCAAACAATTCCAGTGTGTTCCTTCATAAACTTACTGAGACAAGTCATGGTTATTTTAGGCAGCGCATAATCTCACAGAATCAAATAGAACCGATGAGACCGGACTGCCCTTTGCGACGGGGgccacagacgggggggggggggggcggggggggggggggggggggaggtggcacGTGTACGATGCCTTAAACGCCTTGTCTAAATTCCTACACAATGGACCGGACCATGCCACGGTTACTCCTTTCTGTGAGGATTTAAAAGCCTGGGGTTTACTTGAGAAAATATTTGATCTTTTTCAAGCAGGGAGCATAAAAGTCCACCTTTGATGACAAGAATGCTTTCACGAAATATGTACACTGAATATATTTTGCTTCGAGATTTCTGAAAAATTACAAATCAATTCAGTCTGATGGTGTCAGGTTTTCTCCGTAGCCTTATTCACACAGGAATGGCATTACTAGAGGAGTGCTAAGTACGTCATTTGTAACACCTAGAAAGTTAACTCTAGTGCTTTGACTTCAATCTGCTCATAAATACCGGACTCATAAGACACTGAATGCTTTGGTTTGACAATAGCAAACAGGCCAAGTAAAATGTCACAATGtcctctttccctccagcaGTGACCTTTGGTCGGTCACAACAACAGCAGGTACTGAGCTGTGGGTTTAAAGCAGTCGTAACTCTCAATAAGAACGGGTCCTTTTCTTCACATGGGgttagtcaaaataaaaaatacgcCAAATCCAATGGAATAGTAAACACATTCCATTCATGCAACTAAATAAAGCTGTGGTTTGCTCGAACATTCTTATTCAATGTCTGATTTAGCAGAAATAAAATGCTGTTATTGTTCCAAGTGGTGCCCACCTACCACCTACTGGACAGGATAAAGGAAGAAAGATTATAGGTTCTAATCCCAACATGAACATTGCTACTGAGCGGACTGCCTTCAAACCCCGAGGGTTCCTCTAAGCAACGGACAGGCAAATTCACTGGCTTTACAATGACAGGTTTGTggaaactaatttaaaaaaaaaatagattcattCTGTTTGTACATTGAAGAGGAGACAAAAGGCCTGCCACTGGGATTTTCAtccttcagtaaaaaaaaaaaaaaaggaactggacaaaaaaaggacaagttACCTTTGATAATTGTTTTTCAGTTTAATTATACGAGCAGCATCTCTTGGAAATGGACTAGCGTGAAACAGCTTTAGTTTAATAAATTCATAACCTTCTTGGGGAAACACATTTCTCATGCAGCAACAAGCGGCTCATTGTGGGGCCGTGACGAATTCCAGTCATGGGTGTCGTGTCGGATCAAAGGCGCGATTATTTCTAATGCATCTCGCATCGCCGCGCATCCTGCTTAACGGCAACACAACACAAGCGCCGCAGTCGAGCATTTTCCCTGCATTTTCCATGCGATGGGGAAATGGTCCCAGCTGGAATACGTCGCCTCCGTGTGTGCGTTACAACCTGtggatgtccccccccccttcccctcggggggggggggggggggacgatgtCCACGATGGACAGGGCGCAGCAAAACATGTCTTTTTTGCACTCAGTTGTGCAACATGTGCATTTGCGGCCCGCTTTGTGATGGAGTTGTTTCTCTACCGCGCGGCGTAGCCCGTGGCCAGCTGGCTGCAGCACAAGCGAGACGGTCCCTGTGCACGCTTTTACATGTACCCCGTAGGATTAGGATTAAATTCCTGGGCTAACACCTACATGTCATGTCTAGAAAAAAAATGCTCCTGtggttttcttcttcaaaacTCTCTGATTTAGTTAGTTGGTCGTGAGTCTTCGTGTGACCTCGCTCTGCTACTTGTCTACAGACGCGTGGCGTCTCAAGGTTGCCGCATTGGACACTCAGAGCATTTGTACCGAAGCTGACAACGGTTTTCTGTGTAAAGATACGGCGTGAGTGATACGGCGTGGTTCCCACAGACGGGGGCGTTAGCTTTTAGCAACCGGCTCTCCCGTCGCCATGACGAGAGCCGTGTCCTGATTCTGACTTTTCAGATTTTGCTCGGTTCTGATCAACTCCTGAAGAAAAACATGTGTCTCTTTTAGCTGCAGAATGCTCCACTATGTTCACCATCTGGTCGTTTTACCTGGCCAGGTAGCATCGAGTGGAGTTTTCTGACTTTTTCATtagaaaatgatgatgatgatgatgatgatgagattgAATGACCAATAAATGTTCTGTAGAGTTGAACAGCAGCGTTGTgtctctatttctctctttctaCTTCCCCATTTCCCATTATCGTTTGatccctcgttaaaatatttcaattatAGCTACAGTAAAAGCTGCAATAAACCAAGAACGAATAGAAACAGGCATTCAAATCCAAAACCTGAGCCCGGCTAGATGAATTGCAGCTTGCAGCTTGCCTTCTGCAACGCGTGGCAATGACGTCATGCAGCAGGGCTTCTCCCCTTAATCTCATCTCttttatttacccccccccccccccaccatgtctgtgttttcatgcattTGCTCAAATGCTGTCTTTGTGCAGTCACGGTGTTGAAGACTGGTTGAAGACACAATTTAATTAGCAAGCCAGGCGGTAAATTACCCCCCAACAATTAAAAGCGCGctcctcgttttttttgttgatgcctGCAGCTCTCTCTGGGCCAACGCGCCACTTCACTGGTGAGACGCGCGAGAGAGTTTAGTGCGggccaatccccccccccccccccagaatgaTGTAAATACAGTGGTGAGTGGCCTCCGCCAAGGAGCCGAGCTCCATTTCCTCCTGTCCTGGTAGCCGACTGAGCTTTATCTTCCGCTACAGAGCTGTGGCTTTGGCTGAGGACCAGGAAGCAccagagagaggacacagagtCCACTTCAAAAAGGCCCGACACGAACACACTGCAG
It contains:
- the hmg20a gene encoding high mobility group protein 20A; its protein translation is MRQLRKTNMEYEERNAALQKHVESMRGAVERLEGDVMQERGRNGLLHQHLETLRQALTCSFAAVPLPASGETPTLDSIDSYMKKLHSIIVSSPQDNEHLISTVRDVVNRLDR